From the genome of Winogradskyella forsetii, one region includes:
- a CDS encoding CsbD family protein, whose translation MSKPWQDKAEGNWNIAKGKLKQEWGELTDDDLDYQEGKEDELLGRIQKRTGESKEKVNDFLNDLKY comes from the coding sequence ATGTCTAAACCATGGCAAGATAAAGCAGAAGGCAATTGGAATATTGCTAAAGGAAAATTAAAACAAGAATGGGGAGAACTTACCGATGATGATCTAGATTATCAAGAAGGTAAGGAAGACGAACTATTAGGTCGAATTCAGAAACGTACGGGTGAATCAAAGGAGAAAGTGAATGACTTCCTTAACGATTTAAAGTATTAA
- a CDS encoding alpha-E domain-containing protein: MLGRVANTIYWMNRYLERAENYARFMDVNYNLSLELPPNEVEQWQPLVLITGDWKLYESLYPNVEKSKVIQFLTFDKDNPNSIFNCILNSRENARAVRAEITKEVWEQINALYYLIKNAAAKKNYSDKELRRLFTDIKNGCQLVYGMYYATISRNEGWHFAKLGQVIERADKTSRVLDAKYHLLLKSPKLIGSSLDLIQWAALLKSVSAFDMYRKKNGKLTSSGIAEFLILDKEFPRSILACLLSAERCLITLSGSSVGFSNNAQRQLGVLKSQLEYADINDIIANGMHEYLDNIQLKLNDISSAIYNSFFSVEPYVQNQSQSQVQ; this comes from the coding sequence ATGTTAGGAAGAGTCGCAAACACTATATATTGGATGAACAGATATCTTGAACGTGCAGAGAATTACGCACGTTTCATGGATGTAAATTATAATTTATCATTAGAATTACCGCCTAATGAAGTTGAGCAGTGGCAACCACTTGTGCTTATTACAGGCGATTGGAAATTGTATGAATCGCTGTATCCTAATGTTGAAAAAAGCAAGGTTATTCAATTTTTGACTTTCGATAAAGACAACCCAAACTCTATTTTTAATTGTATTTTAAACTCAAGGGAAAATGCAAGAGCCGTTAGGGCAGAGATTACAAAGGAAGTTTGGGAACAAATAAATGCACTGTATTATTTAATTAAAAATGCAGCAGCCAAAAAAAATTATTCGGATAAAGAATTGAGACGCTTGTTTACTGATATAAAAAATGGTTGTCAATTGGTCTATGGGATGTACTATGCCACTATATCTCGAAACGAAGGCTGGCATTTTGCAAAATTGGGTCAAGTCATTGAACGTGCAGATAAAACGTCTCGGGTTTTGGATGCTAAATATCATTTGTTATTAAAATCACCAAAATTAATTGGGTCGTCGTTAGATTTAATCCAGTGGGCGGCACTTTTAAAATCGGTTAGTGCTTTTGATATGTACCGAAAAAAGAATGGAAAACTTACCTCTTCGGGAATTGCAGAATTCTTGATTTTAGATAAAGAGTTTCCACGTTCTATTTTAGCATGTTTACTAAGTGCGGAACGTTGTCTGATTACTCTATCTGGTAGTTCTGTTGGTTTTAGTAACAATGCGCAACGGCAATTGGGTGTTTTAAAATCCCAGTTGGAATATGCAGATATCAATGATATTATAGCCAATGGCATGCATGAATATTTGGATAATATCCAGTTAAAATTAAATGATATTTCTTCTGCCATTTATAATTCATTTTTTTCGGTAGAACCTTATGTTCAAAATCAGTCGCAGAGTCAGGTGCAATAG
- a CDS encoding cold-shock protein has translation MFKNLINKLFNSNKTSGIHEGTVKFFNFKKGFGFITIKDSDEEIFVHKSNLVDKIRDKNRVTFNIEQSDKGPIATNVRVIKK, from the coding sequence ATGTTTAAAAATTTAATAAATAAACTATTCAATTCAAATAAAACGAGCGGAATCCACGAAGGAACTGTGAAATTTTTCAATTTCAAAAAAGGATTTGGATTTATAACCATTAAAGATTCTGATGAAGAAATCTTTGTACATAAATCAAATCTAGTAGATAAAATCAGGGATAAAAACCGTGTCACGTTTAATATTGAACAAAGTGATAAAGGACCGATTGCTACCAACGTACGCGTCATTAAGAAATAA
- a CDS encoding GlcG/HbpS family heme-binding protein: protein MNITLAQAQTIIKKALDKAQKIDTKMNISIVDTGANPVAFARMDGAWLGSADIALKKAKTACFFDMPTGEIGKLSQPGASLFNIEHSNGGLISFPGGLPIKNDSGKIIGAIGVSGSTVENDHTVAKAGCDAL, encoded by the coding sequence ATGAATATTACATTAGCACAAGCACAGACCATTATAAAAAAGGCTTTAGATAAGGCGCAGAAAATTGATACAAAAATGAATATCTCAATTGTTGATACAGGTGCCAATCCAGTTGCCTTTGCACGGATGGATGGCGCATGGTTAGGAAGTGCTGACATAGCGCTTAAAAAAGCAAAGACCGCCTGTTTTTTCGATATGCCAACAGGTGAAATAGGAAAGCTATCGCAGCCAGGAGCATCACTTTTTAATATTGAACATTCCAATGGAGGTTTAATTTCATTTCCTGGAGGTTTACCTATTAAGAATGATTCTGGTAAAATTATCGGCGCTATTGGTGTGAGCGGAAGCACTGTGGAAAATGACCATACTGTTGCAAAAGCGGGATGCGACGCTTTATAA
- a CDS encoding acyl-CoA desaturase, whose translation MIIILFVLVLWYGGLFFQSFFLHRYAAHQVFTMSKTMERITFVLTWIFQGSSYLSAYGYGIMHRMHHAYTDTEKDPHSPSYDENVFAMMWKTKTIYQDINQQRIAIDQRFTKNVPQWKGFDRFASSRVSRLLWVSLYILFFAFFVTAWWQWLLLPITFLMAPIHGVIINWFGHIYGYVNFKMKNTSKNLFRFDFLMMGEGYHNNHHKHASRANFGFKWYEIDVTYLIIKVLDAFGLIKLKPVRVKN comes from the coding sequence ATGATTATTATTCTTTTTGTCTTAGTGCTTTGGTATGGAGGCTTATTTTTTCAATCGTTCTTCTTGCATCGCTATGCCGCACATCAAGTGTTTACGATGTCTAAAACCATGGAACGTATAACCTTTGTGCTCACGTGGATATTTCAAGGATCCAGTTATTTAAGTGCTTACGGTTATGGTATTATGCACCGTATGCACCATGCTTACACGGATACGGAAAAAGACCCACATTCGCCATCCTACGACGAAAATGTTTTTGCCATGATGTGGAAAACGAAAACTATTTATCAGGACATCAATCAGCAACGTATTGCTATCGATCAGCGTTTTACGAAAAATGTGCCACAGTGGAAAGGATTTGATCGTTTCGCAAGTTCCCGTGTTTCAAGATTGCTTTGGGTTTCCTTGTATATATTATTCTTCGCTTTCTTTGTAACCGCATGGTGGCAATGGTTATTGTTACCCATCACTTTTTTAATGGCACCAATCCATGGCGTCATCATTAATTGGTTTGGACATATTTATGGCTATGTGAATTTTAAGATGAAAAATACGAGTAAGAATCTGTTTCGTTTCGATTTTTTAATGATGGGAGAAGGTTATCATAACAACCATCATAAACATGCGAGCAGAGCTAATTTTGGCTTCAAATGGTATGAAATTGATGTCACGTATCTTATTATTAAGGTTTTAGATGCTTTTGGATTGATTAAGTTGAAACCTGTTCGAGTCAAGAATTGA
- a CDS encoding exonuclease domain-containing protein, which yields MIYTIIDVETTGQGNRMTEISIFKYDGSIVIDEFTSLINPESYIPTHITALTGIDNALVADAPTFEEVAQDILNITEDTIFVAHNVNFDYNIINGEFKRIGMEFTRKKLCTVRLSRRLIPGHRSYSLGKLCKALDINLVDRHRARGDAEATVILFGLLLQQPKADDVFKEFLNKNSRESTLPPNLPKEIFNALPSKAGIYYFKDKRGKVIYVGKAINIKKRVLSHFYSKTKKSLQMVRETRDIDFEISGSELIALLMEDAAIKHHFPIYNVSAKRSIQSYAIFSYEDRKGILHLASNKGRLVPNPILTFFNVRDVRLYLEKLCEKYNLCPKYCHLQEAVSECSHYSIKNCNGVCRDEEPIESYNNKVLEAIHDMSNQKENIILKEKGRNQNEEAFVMIKDGAYLGYGFIDKGEQINHIDDLNTFLIPQKNSVDVQKILRPVLLKI from the coding sequence ATGATCTACACCATCATCGATGTTGAAACTACGGGACAAGGCAATCGCATGACCGAGATTTCCATTTTCAAATATGATGGTAGCATTGTTATTGACGAATTTACCTCATTGATAAATCCAGAAAGTTACATTCCTACGCACATCACTGCACTCACAGGAATTGATAATGCTTTGGTTGCAGATGCACCGACCTTTGAAGAAGTCGCTCAAGATATTTTGAACATTACAGAAGACACCATTTTTGTAGCCCATAACGTGAACTTTGATTATAACATAATCAACGGTGAATTTAAACGTATTGGCATGGAATTTACAAGAAAGAAATTGTGTACGGTTCGTTTATCCAGACGTTTAATTCCAGGCCATCGTTCTTATAGTTTGGGAAAATTATGTAAAGCTTTAGATATCAATTTAGTGGATAGGCACAGAGCCAGAGGTGATGCCGAAGCGACAGTTATTCTGTTCGGATTATTATTACAACAACCTAAGGCCGATGACGTTTTTAAAGAATTTCTAAACAAAAACTCTAGAGAATCGACCTTACCTCCTAACCTTCCTAAAGAAATTTTTAATGCTTTACCGTCCAAAGCAGGAATCTATTATTTTAAGGATAAAAGAGGAAAAGTGATTTATGTCGGGAAAGCGATAAATATAAAAAAACGGGTGCTCAGTCATTTTTATAGTAAAACAAAAAAGTCGTTGCAAATGGTCAGGGAAACCAGAGATATTGATTTTGAAATTTCTGGTAGTGAATTAATTGCTTTGTTGATGGAAGATGCAGCGATAAAGCATCACTTTCCTATTTATAATGTTTCGGCAAAGCGCAGTATTCAGTCGTATGCCATTTTTTCTTATGAAGATAGAAAGGGTATATTACATTTAGCGAGTAACAAAGGGCGTTTGGTACCAAATCCCATCCTCACTTTTTTTAATGTGAGAGATGTTCGTTTATATCTTGAAAAACTATGTGAAAAATATAATCTTTGTCCTAAATATTGTCATTTACAGGAAGCTGTTTCGGAGTGTTCTCATTATAGTATTAAAAACTGTAATGGCGTCTGTAGAGATGAAGAACCTATCGAATCTTATAACAACAAAGTTCTTGAAGCTATCCATGATATGTCCAATCAAAAGGAAAACATTATTCTCAAAGAAAAGGGAAGAAATCAAAATGAGGAAGCTTTTGTTATGATAAAAGATGGTGCGTATTTAGGTTATGGATTTATAGATAAGGGAGAACAAATCAATCATATAGACGATTTAAACACGTTTCTGATTCCACAGAAAAATAGCGTTGATGTTCAGAAGATTTTACGGCCAGTGTTGTTGAAGATTTAA
- a CDS encoding ABC transporter permease has product MAWRDAKASRVRLLLFMASIILGIAAVVSIQLFSTNLKDNIQLQSKALMGADYIIDSRQVPTERAQAIIDSLQPDASEVNFVSMVAFPKNGGTKLVKVRGLEGGFPFYGTIDTQPASAAATYQESGGALVDATLLLQFNIKPGDSIKVGELTLPITGALKAIPGSTAISTSVAPPVLIPYRLIKDTELIQFGSRKEYQYFYKTSDTLNLERFEDKVDPMLKAENADLDTHASTSKRLGKRYDNVGKFLNLAAFIALLLGCIGIASSVHIYIKEKLKAIAVLKCMGASRLQSFLIFLIQISGIGIVGGLIGALIGIGLQELFPYLLKDFLPFDVEISISAQPIFMGVFLGLFMSVLFALLPLLRTWYVSPLEVLRVDEQAAQEPKKVRYLVFAAIILFLFLFSFWLLKDAIYALAFVGATFITFSILAGVALLCIKGIRKFFPKRWGFTLRQSLLNLFRPNNQTVVLVVAIGLGTFLISTLYFTKDILLTKSEIDTSANANMIILDVQTEQREAVKQLITSKGLPVIDNIPLVTMRLHSIKGELVNALRQDSTTQIKRWVLNHEFRTTYRDSLTSSESLQDGQWTPELNADDPVVISISDNLALDLNIGVGDAIVFNVQGVLMETTIGSIRKVDWQQLKPNFSVVFPKGVLEDAPQFSVMATNVPDQEGSAALQRELVAEFPNVSIIDLRQVFTIVEDILDKVTWIINFMAFFSILTGIIVLIGSVRTSKYQRIKESVLLRTLGAKNTQILQISAFEYVFLGLIGSLVGILLALLSSLCLALLVFKEPFAPSWIPFLVFLPGITLLVLGIGLSNIQTVLRSSPLEVLRREG; this is encoded by the coding sequence ATGGCATGGAGAGATGCCAAAGCGAGTAGAGTACGTCTGCTGCTATTTATGGCTTCTATTATTTTGGGTATTGCGGCTGTGGTCTCTATTCAACTCTTTAGTACAAATCTGAAGGATAATATACAACTGCAATCCAAAGCGTTGATGGGAGCTGATTACATTATTGACTCCAGACAAGTACCAACCGAAAGAGCCCAAGCCATTATAGACTCCTTACAACCGGATGCTTCCGAAGTCAACTTTGTTTCCATGGTTGCCTTTCCGAAAAATGGTGGTACCAAATTAGTAAAGGTGCGTGGTTTGGAAGGCGGCTTTCCATTTTACGGCACTATTGATACGCAACCCGCTTCAGCAGCAGCAACTTATCAAGAGTCTGGTGGTGCTTTAGTTGATGCTACATTGTTACTGCAATTTAATATAAAACCAGGCGATTCTATTAAAGTTGGGGAATTGACCTTACCGATTACTGGTGCATTAAAAGCCATACCGGGAAGTACGGCTATTTCGACTTCTGTTGCGCCTCCAGTTTTAATTCCATACCGTTTAATTAAAGATACCGAACTCATACAATTTGGTAGCCGAAAAGAGTATCAGTACTTCTATAAAACATCCGACACTTTAAACTTAGAACGTTTTGAAGATAAGGTTGATCCTATGCTGAAAGCTGAAAATGCAGATTTAGACACACATGCAAGCACAAGTAAACGTTTAGGGAAGCGCTATGACAATGTTGGTAAATTTTTGAATTTGGCAGCTTTTATCGCTTTATTGTTGGGTTGTATTGGTATTGCCAGTTCGGTTCATATATACATCAAGGAAAAGCTCAAAGCGATTGCTGTTTTAAAATGTATGGGCGCATCAAGACTTCAAAGTTTTCTGATTTTCCTCATTCAAATTTCAGGAATTGGGATTGTTGGTGGTTTAATCGGAGCACTTATAGGTATTGGGCTTCAAGAATTATTCCCTTATCTCTTAAAGGATTTTTTACCTTTTGATGTAGAAATTAGCATCTCAGCACAACCTATTTTTATGGGTGTTTTTCTTGGGCTTTTTATGTCTGTGCTATTTGCGCTTTTACCATTGCTTAGAACGTGGTATGTATCGCCATTGGAAGTGTTACGGGTAGATGAACAAGCGGCACAGGAACCTAAAAAAGTACGCTATTTGGTATTCGCAGCTATTATACTTTTTCTGTTTTTATTTTCATTCTGGTTGCTCAAAGACGCCATTTATGCGCTCGCTTTTGTGGGAGCTACTTTTATAACATTTAGCATTTTGGCTGGTGTAGCTTTGCTTTGTATTAAAGGAATTCGAAAGTTTTTCCCTAAACGTTGGGGCTTTACATTACGTCAAAGTTTATTGAATTTATTCAGGCCAAACAATCAAACCGTTGTTTTGGTCGTTGCCATTGGTTTGGGTACGTTTTTAATAAGTACCTTATATTTCACAAAGGATATTTTATTAACCAAATCAGAGATAGACACATCTGCGAACGCCAATATGATTATTCTGGATGTGCAAACGGAACAGCGTGAAGCAGTAAAGCAATTGATTACGTCAAAAGGTTTACCCGTAATTGATAATATTCCATTAGTAACTATGCGATTGCACAGCATAAAAGGGGAGTTGGTTAATGCCTTGCGACAAGATTCCACGACACAGATAAAGCGCTGGGTGCTAAACCATGAGTTTAGAACAACTTATCGTGATTCTTTAACCAGTTCAGAATCGCTTCAAGATGGACAATGGACTCCAGAACTCAATGCTGATGATCCCGTAGTGATTTCCATTTCAGATAATTTGGCGTTGGATTTAAATATTGGCGTTGGCGATGCTATTGTGTTTAATGTGCAAGGCGTTCTAATGGAAACCACAATAGGAAGTATTCGCAAGGTGGATTGGCAACAGTTAAAACCAAACTTTTCCGTTGTTTTTCCAAAAGGCGTATTAGAAGATGCACCGCAGTTTAGTGTGATGGCAACAAATGTTCCAGATCAAGAAGGTTCTGCAGCCTTACAACGTGAATTGGTGGCGGAATTTCCCAATGTTTCCATTATAGATTTACGACAGGTTTTTACCATTGTAGAAGATATTCTGGATAAAGTCACGTGGATCATTAACTTTATGGCATTCTTTAGCATACTCACAGGTATCATTGTATTAATAGGTTCTGTGCGAACCAGTAAATATCAACGTATTAAGGAAAGTGTGTTATTGAGAACATTGGGCGCAAAGAATACCCAGATTTTACAAATTTCAGCATTTGAATATGTGTTCTTAGGTTTAATTGGAAGTTTAGTCGGAATTTTATTGGCATTATTAAGTAGTTTGTGTTTGGCATTATTGGTATTCAAAGAGCCTTTTGCACCTTCATGGATTCCGTTTTTAGTATTTTTACCAGGTATCACGTTATTGGTTTTAGGTATCGGGTTAAGCAATATTCAAACGGTACTGCGAAGTTCGCCCTTAGAAGTTTTAAGAAGAGAAGGGTAA
- a CDS encoding circularly permuted type 2 ATP-grasp protein, translating to MPKLDFSAYDTKGFYDEMFDENNNIRPNYQLFAERLQSMSQKKLNTLQHATDRAQLSFGMTFNVYNDNQGIERILHLDIIPRIIANNEWNHLEKGLQQRIKALNLFIQDIYNDQNVFKDKIIPKEMILSSVSYLKELVGFKPPKDIWCHITGSDLIKGGDGKYYVLEDNLRCPSGVSYMLENREILKRTFPELFEKLDVKPVYNYTHTLRDTLESLVDIDKPTVAVMTPGMYNSAYFEHSYLAQQMGAELVEGRDLIVKNDIVYMITTNGLKRVDVIYRRVDDDFIDPEVFNKKSLLGTPGLFRAYLKGNVVLVNAPGTGVVDDKAVYAYIPRIIKYYMGEDMILPNVKTYICDEADDCKYVIENIHNLVVKQTDASGGYGMLIGPKSTKKEQQEFIAKIKNKPRNYIAQPMINLSRVPTIADNTIEGRHVDLRPYALYGDDIKIIPGALTRVALKKGSIVVNSSQGGGSKDTWVLNS from the coding sequence ATGCCAAAATTAGACTTCTCAGCCTATGATACCAAGGGCTTTTATGACGAAATGTTCGATGAAAACAACAACATAAGACCTAATTATCAATTATTTGCAGAACGGCTGCAAAGTATGAGTCAGAAAAAATTAAACACACTTCAACATGCCACGGACAGAGCGCAGCTCTCATTTGGAATGACCTTTAATGTGTATAATGATAACCAAGGTATAGAGCGGATTCTTCATTTAGACATCATACCCAGAATCATCGCTAATAACGAATGGAATCACCTCGAAAAAGGTTTACAGCAACGTATTAAAGCGCTAAACTTGTTCATTCAGGATATATACAATGATCAAAACGTGTTTAAGGATAAAATTATTCCGAAAGAAATGATTCTATCCAGTGTTTCTTATTTAAAGGAATTAGTGGGATTCAAACCACCAAAGGATATATGGTGCCATATTACGGGTTCCGATTTAATTAAGGGTGGAGATGGCAAGTATTATGTACTTGAGGATAATTTAAGATGTCCTTCAGGCGTATCCTATATGTTAGAAAATCGAGAAATTTTAAAACGAACATTTCCTGAGCTATTCGAAAAACTTGACGTGAAACCAGTTTATAATTACACCCATACATTAAGGGATACCTTGGAATCGTTAGTTGATATTGACAAACCAACCGTTGCTGTGATGACGCCAGGTATGTACAATTCGGCTTATTTTGAACATTCCTATTTAGCACAGCAAATGGGAGCAGAGTTGGTGGAAGGCCGTGATTTAATTGTTAAAAATGATATCGTTTACATGATTACGACCAATGGTCTGAAGCGTGTGGATGTGATTTACCGTCGTGTGGATGATGATTTTATTGATCCAGAAGTTTTTAACAAGAAATCTTTATTAGGTACGCCAGGTCTTTTTAGGGCTTATCTTAAAGGCAATGTGGTATTAGTTAATGCACCAGGAACAGGCGTTGTAGATGACAAGGCGGTTTATGCCTATATTCCTAGAATCATTAAATATTATATGGGTGAAGACATGATTTTGCCTAATGTAAAAACCTATATATGTGATGAAGCAGATGATTGCAAATATGTGATTGAAAATATTCACAATTTGGTAGTGAAACAAACTGATGCTTCAGGTGGTTATGGGATGCTCATCGGACCAAAATCCACAAAAAAAGAACAACAGGAATTCATTGCTAAAATTAAGAATAAACCTCGGAATTATATTGCCCAACCCATGATTAACTTATCGAGGGTGCCAACAATAGCAGACAATACTATTGAAGGACGGCATGTAGATTTAAGACCTTACGCGCTGTATGGAGATGATATAAAAATTATTCCGGGAGCCTTAACACGAGTGGCTTTGAAAAAAGGGTCTATTGTGGTTAACTCATCACAAGGAGGAGGCAGTAAAGATACTTGGGTTTTAAACAGTTAA
- a CDS encoding ABC transporter ATP-binding protein — MPNILKITGLEKTYSSGNKQLTVLKDITFEVEKGQTFSIVGPSGSGKTTLLGLCAGLDEPNSGTVELCGQDLSRLNEDQRAQLRNKEVGFIFQNFQLLPTLTALENVSVPLELQGNSDAIKKSMELLDKVGLADRFHHYPSQLSGGEQQRVALARAFANSPSILFADEPTGNLDEETGEKVIKLLFDLNKEAGTTLVIISHDLDLANRTQQILRLKGGKILTNLRTEAV, encoded by the coding sequence ATGCCAAATATATTAAAGATTACTGGGCTAGAAAAGACATATTCTAGTGGTAACAAACAATTAACGGTTTTAAAGGACATCACTTTTGAAGTTGAGAAAGGACAAACGTTTTCCATCGTTGGGCCTTCGGGTAGTGGAAAAACCACCTTGTTGGGATTGTGCGCAGGACTTGATGAGCCCAATTCAGGTACAGTTGAATTATGTGGACAGGATTTAAGTCGCTTAAACGAAGACCAACGTGCGCAGCTGCGAAATAAGGAAGTCGGATTTATATTTCAAAATTTTCAATTGTTACCAACACTGACGGCTTTAGAAAACGTAAGTGTTCCACTAGAATTACAAGGAAATTCCGATGCTATAAAGAAAAGTATGGAATTACTTGATAAAGTGGGTTTGGCAGACCGTTTTCATCATTATCCATCACAACTCTCGGGTGGAGAACAGCAGCGCGTAGCTTTGGCAAGGGCTTTTGCCAATTCGCCTTCTATTTTGTTTGCTGATGAGCCAACTGGTAATTTGGATGAGGAAACCGGAGAAAAAGTGATCAAATTATTATTCGATCTTAACAAAGAAGCTGGAACCACTTTGGTCATAATTTCACACGATTTGGACTTGGCCAACCGCACACAGCAAATACTAAGACTTAAAGGCGGAAAAATATTAACCAACCTTCGTACTGAAGCCGTTTAA
- a CDS encoding arylesterase produces the protein MLKAQNKQLRSYLPIAITHKILKFCYFIMAILLLACGNNKSENTTPETSSAEQSDEPLTETSTTKTILCFGDSITAGMGLEDSKDAFPAVLQRKIDSLGLNYTVVNSGLSGETTAGGKSRIDWVLKQPISIFLLELGANDGLRGVTLTETRANLQAIIDEVRQKSPKIDIILAGMELPPNMGQDYTTEFRTMYRELAEKNDVEFIPFILKDVGGIAELNQSDGIHPTVEGHKIIANTVWETLEPLLKS, from the coding sequence ATGTTGAAGGCTCAAAATAAACAATTGCGGTCATATTTACCAATCGCAATCACCCATAAAATCTTAAAGTTTTGTTATTTTATCATGGCCATTTTACTCTTGGCCTGTGGGAACAATAAATCTGAAAACACCACACCTGAAACATCCTCTGCAGAGCAATCTGATGAGCCTTTGACAGAAACTTCCACAACCAAAACCATTTTATGCTTTGGAGATAGTATTACGGCTGGTATGGGATTGGAGGACAGTAAAGATGCGTTTCCTGCTGTTTTACAGCGAAAAATTGATTCGTTAGGCTTGAATTATACGGTAGTTAATTCGGGTTTAAGCGGAGAAACCACAGCTGGAGGGAAAAGCCGTATAGATTGGGTGCTCAAACAACCAATTTCCATATTTTTATTAGAGCTTGGTGCCAATGATGGTTTGCGAGGCGTCACGTTGACCGAAACACGTGCTAATCTGCAAGCGATTATAGATGAAGTTAGGCAGAAAAGTCCAAAAATCGATATTATCCTTGCGGGTATGGAATTACCTCCAAATATGGGACAAGATTACACAACCGAATTTCGAACGATGTACAGAGAATTGGCTGAAAAGAATGATGTGGAATTTATTCCATTTATTTTAAAAGATGTTGGCGGTATTGCAGAACTCAATCAGAGTGATGGGATACATCCTACTGTTGAAGGCCATAAAATTATTGCGAACACGGTTTGGGAAACTTTAGAACCTTTACTGAAATCATAA
- a CDS encoding Crp/Fnr family transcriptional regulator, with the protein MEQIKAYLDQIATISEADWDYFTSKLQRRVIKKKAIFLKLNSIENHISFIESGMVRLFIPKENPEKEITFGFSFKDEFISAYDSFLTQKPSAYQLQALTETTMLSITYNDLQLVYNNTQIGNLIGRLTAERLFLLKSKREQNLLNLTAEERYKKLFKERPELLKDIPLKYISSYIGVTAQALSRIRKRV; encoded by the coding sequence GTGGAACAAATAAAAGCATACTTAGATCAAATAGCAACGATATCAGAAGCCGATTGGGATTATTTCACGTCCAAACTTCAGCGTCGCGTGATTAAAAAGAAAGCTATTTTTTTAAAACTCAATAGCATTGAAAACCATATCTCATTTATTGAATCTGGCATGGTTAGATTATTTATTCCCAAAGAAAACCCTGAGAAAGAAATCACTTTTGGATTTAGTTTTAAAGATGAATTTATAAGTGCTTACGACTCTTTTTTAACACAAAAACCTTCAGCTTACCAACTGCAAGCACTTACGGAAACCACAATGTTGAGCATCACTTATAATGATTTGCAATTGGTCTATAATAACACACAAATCGGTAATCTCATTGGCAGATTAACCGCAGAACGTCTCTTCTTATTAAAATCTAAACGCGAACAAAACTTGTTGAATCTTACCGCAGAGGAACGCTACAAGAAATTATTCAAAGAGCGTCCAGAACTTTTAAAAGACATTCCGCTGAAATACATCAGTTCTTATATTGGTGTTACTGCACAAGCCTTAAGTCGAATTCGGAAACGGGTTTGA